AAGCAGTTAAAATGTACTTCAGCTCTCAGGGGCAATTAATCTGACCTAGCTCAAGAGAAGGAAGTGCTGTGTGAAAATACTACACTGAAGAGGAAATTACCCAGTGGGTGATGTTCAAAAGTGAAATATTACCagtaaaatattaacaaaattgACAGTTgagtttttgcagttttttttcaAGCAAGGCCACAGATGATATTGTTCAAATACTCCTTAAATGGATCAGGTGGCAGAGAACAACTTCTCAGGTCTAAACTTATAGCCAGAACACTCCAGAATAAATAGcaacaaataaatacacaggTGGAATTAAAGCATAAATCTTGAATTGACTACTATGGATAACCCATTATTTTGACATTCTCCACCTCATTAGCAGAACAAGCAGCCAAATTTCACTAATCAAAAAGCAGCCCAGTACCTGGTCATCACTCTTGCATGTGTCCTGCTGTCCATTTTGCTGGCAAGGAGCAGAGCATGACCCCACAAACCATGCTTCATGGCAGACTCCAAAGCATCCTAATAAACACACAAATTAGTTTCCTGGGAACAGTTTCATATTACTCATAAAACCCAGTTTTACAGTAGTAATTTGTGATCAAATCAAAATATGTTTAGATAAAAGGTAACACACTGTAATTTTGCTTTAGATTATGAGCTGTAGGGTATAAATTTCTGTATCAGTGTCACAAAACATTGCATACACTACAAAAATAAGTAGCAGCACAGGCACTCACTTTCTTACGGCcataaagcagcagctccctgaatCTCTCAGTCTCCTTCTCAAAACTGTCAACTGTGGTTACAAGATTATCAGTGAGAAACGAGAGCTGGGCTTCACCAGATTCCTCTTCCACTTGTTCCAAAGCCTCATTATTGAAATCAATCAAATTTGCCTCATTAGGGGACTTCCCAGGAAGCCACACTGTTTTGTGATCTCGGAGCAGAAGTTCAGCCAGGTCTGTTCCCACAacagtctgtgtgtgtgcagaggaaacaaaaatcgAAAAATCTGTTATTTCAACACTGCCTGCATTTCATTTGGCACTTCAACAGCAATATGTGAACATCAGCACATCTGAGCAGCTGAGGTGAGTGCCCAGCTTACACATTCCTTCAATCAGTGCCATATTCCAAGATCAGTGACTAGAACACAAATTGCAGATCTTTGCACAAAAACTATTTGTGTACAAAACACTTTAGGACAGATAAAAACTCCAGCAGTGAGACATACCCCATTCTGCCTGCACAACAGTACAATGAAGTCCCAAAGAAGACTTGCAGATTCTTTGTcaattaaattttcattcttAAAGCACTGTGCAGCTTTACTTTGTGCAAAATTAATAACATCCACTTTATGGGTCtcatccctgaaaaaaaaaagaagaaaaaaagtcattatcTGTAATTACTCTGAGGAATAAATTTAAAGCTCATGTATTATTTAAGCAGGTGAAAAGccacaaatattttaagtcaGTTTAAAATCCTGTAATTTgcaatgaagaaataatttctgaatgtATGGTTATTTCTGAAAACTGCAGGAACATACTTAGCAAGAGGACCAGGAAAGGCTCTCATCTCTTCTTGCTCTGGAGAATGTTGTAACATAGTCTGAAACACAAATATAATCCATAAGAAATCCTTGTAACtctaaattttgcttttactgaTAAAACCCCCAGAACTGAACATGACCCATCATGTAATCAAGCCTCTTAAGCAAAATTTAAAGGGTGACTTTGTCACAACCTGCACAAGGATGATAAATTATGAAATCTACTTTACATGCAATTACTCTGTACATCTTTCTGAACAAAATTATAAGGAGCTGGATGATCTCATCATGACTAAGTCATCTCTCAGAGGAAAGGAACTTTTACATTTACTGTTTTACTTATGATTACAGCCCAAACAGATAAAGATACATGCACTGacataaaaaaagagaaatcaggaAGTTACAGATTCAAgttccccatttcccttccaAAAGAAAGACCTTTATTCCATtacttcccatttttccttctaaacTTTACCTCCATGCTGTGGATTTCAACCAGAGCTGGCTGACCCTCAGAAGGCAGGTTTGGCAGTGCTTTTATTAAGAAGCCACCAGGCCCAAACCTGGCACAGATATGAGGCACTGAAAATTTCTCAGGTGTTGAGGGTCTTAAAGGTGctgaaatgaggagaaaagataaaataagaaCAGGTAACCTGCTCTGCAGATAAGCAAACTTGCTGATGTATTTACCCAATTCAGTAATCCTGCAGTGTTAGTGGAAAACACCCCGTTACTGAATTTGGCTGAACTTTGGAAGAAACAATCAGCTCCTTTATAATCCCAAAGTCCCAAACCTGAAGATTTGCAATAACTAGAACAAAACTAAACTGCAGAACCCTAAAATccacttatttttttcaatgcaGGCGTTTAGATTGTTAGTATCAGACACATTCCTGTCATCTCTGTACGAACATATAACACATCTTCAAAGAGCTAAACAGACATCACCACCTTGGCAAAgcttttccagagaaaatgttttgtatCTATAGCACAAGGTTTTCCCTCATTCCCCAGCGTGTCCATACCTTGTTCCACAGCTGACCAGGCTGTTTCAGCAGGGTAGCCATAGTCTGGGAAGGGCTGCTGTCCATCAAAGCTGGGCTCATACCCTCCGTAGGGATAATCTGCGtgcactgcctgtgcaggggGTTCGTAGGCAGTGAGATCATGATTGCTCCTGTACAGCTGGCTCTAGGCAGGGCACATCAGCCAGGTTAGCTGGGGTTACACACACAGcaagcagcactgcacacacagccttGCAGAAAGCCCCCCCTGTGTGACCCTTCTGGGATAATTAATCATTTTGTCTTCTCCTCCAATACTTTTACTATCATTTGATCTGTTCACATCCAAGCATGTTCAGTTCTCTCACAACAGAACTTCTATGTGCTTGTGTGAAAAGTTAAGATTATAGCACCAGTTCTGTTACCAGCAACTGTGGGTCAGAATGAATGTTCACTTCTGCTGTAACAGACAGAAAATCCCAACTGAAAAAGCCCAACAAATGTCAAATGACAGTGGGTGCCTAAAGATTAATGCCTAAATGATTTCCAATACTGCTTCCAACATTACTGAATTAATTGGAATTTGGACTGGAAAAGTACCTAAACTTCCAAGAAACATGATGAACCAAGTACAGGTGAAATGACCCATTATGTGAGCAAAAATGGTACCTCAAAAATTAGCCAAATATTCTCTGAGCTTTTCACCTATCTGTATTTGTGGTGTAAGTGGATGAGTAATCAGTTAgctttggtttttgcttttaaagtcAAAATAACATCATACTAATATGAGTTAGTCCTTTAATACATTCCAAGTTCAGTAACACAGCCAAACTTGTGATGAGAAAAATTACACGACCCAAAGCCAAGCACACTGTCCACTACAGCCAAGCACAGGGAAGGCAATGCTCTCACAAACAGCAAATGGATTCAGTAGaggaaattttccatttctgtgtgtgtggcaACTTGCACAGCTGAGTGCTGATTTTGCTTAAAGTTCTCCTGACAGCTGTGACAAACATTAAGTTCAAAACTACATCACAAAACAGCCTCAACTTACgaaagttttaaaagaaaaaattttcattCCCCGTGCTAAGCCCTGATAtagtttttttattaaaaaataagaaagccACTGCTAAGAGAGCAGGTggcaggctgtgtgtgcagctggagctcacCTGCTGGGAGCGGGAGCTGAAGCTGCTGTGGTGGCTGTGCACGCTGCGGGAGCTGCGCAGGCTGTGCCCCGAGTGCTCGCTGTGCACGCTGCGCCGCTCAAACTCGTCCCCGTAGGGATCCCGCGCCGGCTCCGCCTCGTCGTCAAAGCTCCCGGTGAAACGGGGGTCGTACCTCCAGTTATCCTCGTATCGCTCGGTCctgagggacacacacacagcaggagtGAGCTCAGGCACCCACGGGGCTGAGGGAGGAAAGCTGGACTGTCACAGagatcttttatgaaaaatcctttccttaggatttctcatcctgagaagctgagaggcctcaggaacaaaatgtaaacaatgattatctgctgctgtggaatgcaacaggtggatctgtgattggcccatggtggttgtttctaattaatggccaatcacagtgagctggctcggacagagagcccgagccacaagcctttgttatcattctttctttttctattcctagctagccttctgatgaaatcctttcttccattcttttcgTATAGTTCTAATGTAgtatatatgataaaataataaatcaagctttctgaaacctggagtcagatcctcgtcacttccctcatcctcggacccctgtgaacacggtcacactgGACCCTGGTGCAGTTTGTTTGGGGGATCCCCGGGGAGCCCCCTAAGCTGTGTGCTCACTGGTAGCAGCAGGCAGGCAAGGAGACTCCATACGGATTCTGGGGGCGCTGATTAGATGAGGGTTTATTGGGGGTCCCACCCCTGGTGGGACCATCCTCATATCCACATACAGAAACAACCAATGGCCCCCGACCTTCGTAAAAACCACCAAATCCTGAAAATCATCAACGAGGCCCTAATCGATCTCCCAGCACCATCAAATATCTCAACATGATGAAATTTTGGATCTCTATTAGGTGTTTGCTTGGTTTctgagggagaagggggagagagggagagcctAGGGAGAAATGGACCAAGAGAGgtttggtgtccccagcacagtTTAACAGGGAGATTCAAAGTGGGCGCGGAATCAGACTTGGGCCAATAGGATTACAGATCCATGATCCTCCCCTGAAGTATCACAGGCTTGAAATAAACCCTACATTTTCAGGGGTGAGACAGAGAATACCATTTAACTAAAATGTAACACCACAGGACCTCGCTCCAGAAGGGCTCTTAAATCTGCCTACACTGAGGTTGTTGTTACAGTAAACAAACTGACGTTCCTTCACAGAGTTTGTCCAGATTATTCAAGATCAAGACCAACATTATACTCAGAGCGTGTTCTGAAAACCCACAGAATGTTCAACTGGTCTAAAAACAAGTGCTGCTACCTTCAATCCCCCTCTCAGAGTGATGTGATAGCTCATCTGGTTTCCCTCAATGACCTATGTTAAAGCTACAGAAAGAACTagcaacacacacacacacactagCAACTGCACTGTGAAATATGCGTAACACTGCATTTTAACAGCCTGCTCCAGAGAatctgctgccccagctctggaaaGAGCACTGGGAAAACCTGGATTGACTGTACAAACCTGCTGCCATATGGATATGCTTCTCTCTTCTGGTAAGGGTTGTGCTCAGCATCATACCAGTACCTCTGGTCATAACTCCTCGGGTCTCTGTACCTGGGGTCATATGGGTATCGTTCCCAGCGACTTGGatctttggaaaagaaaaagaaatggttcAGATATTGGTAGGTTTTGCCTATAAtctttttctgctcctttctcttTAATTACAAGTTGGTTTGACCCTGAAGCACAGAGCAAACCCAAAGAAATGTACTTAAAGCTACATAAATATGTCCACTCctttttacttcaaaaaaaagcttaaaaaatcaatttcacaCCTTTCAGAGAAACACTGCTGTTAGAGTTAGTTACTCCTGAGGGGTCAGTGCTTGCCTAAAATCTTTAAAACTCAATCCTACTATTTGTTATGAGATTCACAGAATCTCTGTGATCAGTCTGCAGAGTGCCAAGCAAAACATCTCAGGATGTGGACAGATGTTGCTCAAAACCCTCCCAGGCACTACACAAGCAATTACCTCCAGACTCCCAATGCCAGCATGTCTCAGTGAGCACTTAGATAATGAtggacaaaaccaaaatccagtCGTGAGTCAACTTTACACCCACCTAAAATTCACTTTACAGGTTTGCCTTCAGGTCACACACCAAGGGCACACCCCAGTGAAAGGCAGCCTTGCACCACATGGAACAAAACTGTTCTGAACCCTTACAATGGAGGGTTTGCACAAAGGAAAGGCAAACTGAAGGCTTGAGTGAGGAAtatctatggaaaaaaaatcagagttctTTTGGACACCTTACCTCCATAATCGTAGGAGTTTGGGTAATAGCCTGAATAATAATCACTCCATCCACCTTTTCCATAATAATCTTCTGTATACCCTTGcctgaaagaaagcaaacaagtaTTAAAAAAGTTGTTGTTCCTCCTTAATCTCTTCAAATTCAGCAGGAGGTAGGAAAAACTCTATGCCACAATTGATTAGGCAGAGTTGCATAgttaaaataatgcatttccAAGAAACCAAGGAGTCACAAAATTAAGACTTTACAGCCCAATATACCACTAAATTGTTGTGTGCCATTGAAAGCTGACAGCCCTTGGCACACAATTATTTAGTGGCTTTATAAACTGCTTTGGTGATAAGTTTAATTACTTACAGACAATTATTCACAAAAACTACTGCTATAATTAGCATCCTTTGAACTGTCTCAACAGAGAAGTCGATTATTTAGCAATTCATTAAGAAATAATAGCTCCCTCAAATTTAACAATGTTTTATTATACTGCTTATGATGAAGAAAATACTCATTTAGAGAGCTGATTGTCCAAACAAGCACAAAAACCTGGCTAAAGCCAGCACAGCAAAGAGTCAGTGCATACAAAAAGATGATTtcttctgatgaaaaaaaaaagatgtggcCATTATTTGAACTATCATGAGCCTTGATTATACAACATTTTCAGATCAtagaatttctgaaaaaagaCAGAGGATGAATGTTAGACGAAAAATGCAGTGTCTACAtgtatgtgcacacacataaatgtatatacatgtgtatatatatatatgtatacatcCATGTATGTTTGTACCTACACAGGTGCAGGAATCTcacaaacacacctgggcacacacacagcaggtgAAGATATTTAATGCCAGTGTGGATAGATGGAAACCTCCACCTTTCCCTACAACTGGTCCTACAACTCAGAGTGCAAACTCCAAAGCGGCCCAGCGAGTCCAGGAGTGTGGGAAGCCTGCTAACACAGCACTCACTCTGCAGAGGAGGTCTGATCTTATCACATCAGGTTTAGCCACCCAACCAGTCTCCCCAGTCTCCTCCAGAGAGATCTGATTCCTTTCTCCAAGCAGAGTTTACAAAGCTgctgtgccatccctgcacATTCAGGGCagtttcacacacacacagctctgctgccctgcagctgcacaccaCAGTCCCTGTCTGGCTGCACTGGCACTCACAcagcagccctgacacagcCACTTCTAGCAGGCTTTGATCTGCCCACTGCCACGTACAGAAACTTCAACCCCTTCTAAAAATAGCACCTCAGGAGAGTACACACCAGGAAGTGCTACTAGATCATTTCATTTATTATCATCTCATTTCAAGAGCTCACAGCACACTTAAATTCACTTAAGAAAATGGTAGAAGTTATCACATGGAGCTATAGCCATTGTTTTGTTCTCCTCAAGATCAAAATACATCTATAATCTTCTGGAGGTGGTAAACAAAATGTGATATTTGTAATTTGATCACTGCTCCATGAGTGAACTACCAACAACAGACAAACATTACAAAGGGTTTAATCATTTCCAGACAGGTAGCAGGAGTTTCTCTGTTAGAAACTGCAAATCCCTCAGCAGGTAACAACAGTAACATTTTGTCATTAATTTGAAGTTCATACAAATAACTTACACAATTATCATCAGAAAGTAGCAATCTCTTCAAAGTAATTTGCTCCTTCTTGCTTGAGTAGAGATTTaatcttgcttttatttaatattttcaagtaGCATCTGAACACATTGTTCCTCCTCACTCAAATGTCTATTTTGTATTAATCAGACAGATCAAGGCTTTTAAGTTTCCCTAATAGTGAAATGAGTGGGTGGGTCATGCCCACACAGCACCTCTGCCACACAGACCACATTCTGGGAGCTTTGTGAGGAAAGCTTATCCACAGCTGAGGGAATTGTGCACAAATGGACCTGACACAGCACCAGGATGCTGTCACCTGACTCACCACTCTCTTCTGAGCACCTGAAACACTGTGTATCCATAGTGCTGCAAGGCAAATCTCACCCAATGTGCAAAACTGCCATTCATTAACAGACCAAGGGGCCCCTGCTTAAGtgcaaggcagaaaataaaCGAGTATTGATTAACAACACCATGATCTGCACTGCTCTTTCACAGCAAACATCAGCACTGAGGCTATCACAGTGACTTCCTGCCTGGCAGAAACACCAACAACCCCCAAAGAActgaatgaaaggaaaaacaagcaagaGGAGAGCCTGGGGAATTGTATCCGACCCAGACACGGCAATTGATACCGTCCATCACTGCGGCAGCACACAAAGAGGTTTTGAATTCCTCCCTGTGGTTTATGCTGTAAAACTTCAACAGGCAccaccacagcccctgctctggggtaCCCAAATCTTGACTCAGCTGAGGATCACCCACCTGGAGGCAGGTCTGTCAGAGCAGTGGctggccctggagctgggccGCTCGGGCTCGGGGTAGCGGTAACTGCCGGGCTCCATGTAGGCAGCGCTGCTCTCGTAGTGCCGGTACCGGGGGTCGTACTGCCCGTAGCTGTCCTCCTGCAAGAGCACAGGCAAGGGAAAAGGCTTCACATCTCCAGAATTAACACttcaaaccaaaaaacatcACCATTCACACCACAGCAGTGAGCCATAGCTGTCCTCCTGCAAGAGCATAGGCAAGGGAAGAGGCTTCACATCTCCAAAATTAACAGttcaaaccaaaaaacatcACCATTCAcaccacagcagtgacacctgAAGAGGTATAATAAACTACAGCTTaacttttattactttttgtGGCAGAAGTTATAGTGAAGTTATTAATATCCTAAACTTAAGGGAAAAAACTTCATTATGTCTGGGCTAAAGGCATTTCAACCTTTCTACTAAACCATCAATAATTCAGGCAGCAGATAGAAACCAAGTTTGAGCACCTGGACTGCCAACTTTTTCCAAACAAATTGCTATGAGCTGACATCTGTGCCAACTGTAATTGGTATCAGGAACCACTTAAGTTTCCATAATCTTTGCAGTGTTAGTTTTGTTACTGCTGTCTGGATTTTCCCTACATTTAAACACTTAATGTGAATGCTCTGCTGAATGTTGATCGTGACACGACTGCTTAAATTCATAACTCCAAAATGAATAATATATGCTaagggggaagagagggaaaaatagaAACTTACCATGTAATAAAGGtgagctgctgtcctggggtCTGCAGGAGGGTAAGGCGGTGGATATGGGGCCTGGTAAGCATCGTAAGGATGTCTGTAGTAGTAGTAAGGGTTCTGGGGTGGACCAAAGGCTTCCTGAGGGGTCTGAGGAGGGGGTGGACGCTGCAGGTCTTGCTGCCCGTTGGGTGGCACtgcctgagcagtgctggcaggaggggctgtggctgctggagcacctggaggCTGTTCTGACACCGGTTGCTTCCCGAGACTCGTCTGGTCGTACCTTGGCTGGGCTGAACCTGCCTCTTGGGGCCCCCCAGGCTGGGGACGGTTACCCAGCACCTGGCTGTCCCCCTGCTGCATGGCCTTAGCCCCTGTGGAAATCTGGGAGTCTGCAGGAACTGAGGACTGCCCAGATGTTGGTGGCTGCATTTGAGCTGCTTGCATTTGtggctggggtggcagcactccctgtgcagctcggtctgctgcagcctggtgcTGCACATCTTTCGTCACCTGTTGGTAGAAATGTTGTTTGTCAGGCACCTCGGGACGCACCTGACCAGCACCAGCTGCCTGTTGGACTGGGGCACCAGAGGGTGACTGATTGTGCACCTGGACAGAATTacttgtgctgcttttctccaaCGTCCGTGGCACTGTGAAGTCCAGCACTCCAGAAGCTTCTTTGCTACTTGATTGATTTGCAGAATTATTAGCCTGTGCTATGGAATTAACAGCGGGGACCAGGCCACTTGCACTTCCACTGGGAAGATTTGTCCCAGGAGAAGCAGATGTGTTAGACCCTGGCTTGCTAGCAAATTCAGGAACAAGGCCTTCCACATTAACATTCTTTTGCCCTTCTGGAGTCAAATTAAGAGGCGTTTTCATAAGCAAGTTTGCAGGCTGATTAGAAGCAGCATCAGAAGAATTAACAGGACTTTGtaataaattatgttttaacAGATTAGTACTTGGAAGTGCATTAACTAAGAGAGATCCAACTTGCATCACAGGTAACGGCATGTTTTCCCCGCCAGCATGTGAACTTTGGGGACCCATCGCAGGCTTGTCCCCAACTCCAGAGTCCTTCATTGGCTGATTGTTTTCATTGTTGCTTAGCTGATTAGatagagaaatagaaaaattaattggCTGAGCCAAGTTATAGCTTTGATTAGGCTGAGCAATCAGGATAGGCTGATTTTGCAAAGACTCTGTAGGTGGAGAAGACAATAAACTTGCATAACCAGAACTTGCCTGAGACTGAAGTGCTTCTTCTTCTCCCATTTTGGGAGGGTTCTCAAGATTTTCAAAAGCTATATTTCCATCCTGGGAGTGCTGCACAGCAATAGTCCCTGGTTTACATGGCTGCTGATTAGACAGGCCTTCTTCTGGTGGCTGAATGACTTCCACAGTCTGTTTGGCAGGCACAtacactgcaggagcagcaggagctagGAGaacatttcccccaaaatttggtaACTCATTGTGAGCCCATAAAGTTGTTGCTGGGCTATCACACTTCTTAACTGCTCCCTGAGCTCTAGTTGAGGAGCGTCTCTCAGATACTGATTGTATATTTTCCACAACAGGTCCAGAGTGCAGCGTGTTTCCAGCCTCCCCAGCGCCTGGGTGTACCTGAGGCATGTAAATTGTTTCCAGATTATCTGGTGGCTGTTCAAGATTGCCAGGGGatgcagcaggcactgctgtgttCTTCTTGATATTCTTTTGGTTTGAGTGGTTCTCTCTTAATTCAACCACCATCTTTGCTTGGTCAATCTCTGCAGGTTTTATACCAACTCCATGGGACCTCACAGGTTCAAAAGAACTATTTGCACTTGTCTGAAACACTCCTGTAGGCTTAGGAGGACTTGGAGTGGGAGGCTGGGATAGATTGCCATGGTAGTTCTTGCTGAGGTTTAGCTCACCTGAATCACCTCCCAGAGGAGAGGAGTCAATCTGTTTGAAGAAGCTGGCAGAGGATTCCTCATCAGGCTTCCCAATTTCCTGCTGGATAAATGTACCGACTTGCTCCGGGGGCCGTGCAGAGCTGGAAGTGCTCCTGTGGCTGATGCTGCTGTAGTTGGAAGAGACGCTGTCTGGTCGGCCAGGGTGAGGTAAAGAGTCAGGTGCCTCCAGGTTTGGTCCTCCTTCAGCATGGCTCACAGCATTCTTGGGAAGCACCTGACCCGGGAAGGATCCGTACCTGTACGGATCGGGaccagcagcaggggaggaagcGTTGATGTTCTGGGGTTCACTTGGCAGCACCTCCTGATTCTGAATGCACTCCAGGTTCTCCACATTTTCGTACTGGGACCCAGCAGCTGGGTCACCTATCTGTGCCTTGTCATCACCAGCAAACAGAGAGTGCTTAGCAGCCTGTGCCTCCTGATGGCTGACAAGTTTAGGGAAGTACTGGGCATCCATTCCTTTCTGTACCATCTCACCAGCtgcacccagctgtgcctgagaGAGAATATTGGTTGCCACCTGCTGAGGATGCACAGGCTGGTGATACAGGGAGGCTGAATTTTGCTGACAGGCATCAAACTCTGTTTTCTCCATTAcgtattttttttcagatgaaagtatttcttcattttctgcctcATCCCCTTTGAAAAACATGGAGAGAGTTCCTGGATCTCGATCTGTGGGAATAAATCTATTTGACGTTTCAGACATAGCTGGAgactggtttttggggttgttttcctgagctgtgggaaggaCAAAACCGGAGTCTTGCAAAGGTGGCTGTGGGTAAAACTGTTCCTGGTAAGGTTGGTTTGACCAAGGGTTAGTCATGTCTGTGTTCTGCCTAAACACATTTCCAGGCTGGATGCTGTTCATGTGATGACTGCTGTTTGCAGGGCCATTTTTGCCATTCTTCTCACAACCAGCGGGTAAAGGCGCTTGCACGATGTTTTGTGGAATTCCTTGGTGCCCAGGGCCCTGTGGGACATTTGTGTGTGGAGGAGGGTGAGAAGTGCTGACGGAAGGCTGAGAAATGTTATGAACGTCAGTCTGAGGAGACGGCTCAGGATAGGGCACAAAATTCCGAACTGGAGACTGCAGATTGCCTGGGACAGGCCTCCACTGgggcccaggctgctggggaggtggtgggaaGAGTGCTGCCGTGTTGGGTGCTGAAGCTGCATCATTTGGATCTCTGCCAACATCCTGTCTAGCTCCAGGTTTGTTCGCTGCAGACACCGCTCCAGGATGCACACTGAaagaattttccactgctgctcctgggttATAATGCAAGGGCGCTGCAGGCCCACGGAGTCCAACATCAG
This window of the Camarhynchus parvulus chromosome 17, STF_HiC, whole genome shotgun sequence genome carries:
- the SEC16A gene encoding protein transport protein Sec16A isoform X2, with amino-acid sequence MQQPPQPVPPGAAPPPPAGVARNMYWRNSPLSRRANAAAAPVQPVTDPFAFGRQTPQGSPLDHPPKGSAPAAFPQPARAGDSPHGPHTSLPAPVAQAGIGTSSFPNVPVPSPSSGYVINSAAEGHPNADVGLRGPAAPLHYNPGAAVENSFSVHPGAVSAANKPGARQDVGRDPNDAASAPNTAALFPPPPQQPGPQWRPVPGNLQSPVRNFVPYPEPSPQTDVHNISQPSVSTSHPPPHTNVPQGPGHQGIPQNIVQAPLPAGCEKNGKNGPANSSHHMNSIQPGNVFRQNTDMTNPWSNQPYQEQFYPQPPLQDSGFVLPTAQENNPKNQSPAMSETSNRFIPTDRDPGTLSMFFKGDEAENEEILSSEKKYVMEKTEFDACQQNSASLYHQPVHPQQVATNILSQAQLGAAGEMVQKGMDAQYFPKLVSHQEAQAAKHSLFAGDDKAQIGDPAAGSQYENVENLECIQNQEVLPSEPQNINASSPAAGPDPYRYGSFPGQVLPKNAVSHAEGGPNLEAPDSLPHPGRPDSVSSNYSSISHRSTSSSARPPEQVGTFIQQEIGKPDEESSASFFKQIDSSPLGGDSGELNLSKNYHGNLSQPPTPSPPKPTGVFQTSANSSFEPVRSHGVGIKPAEIDQAKMVVELRENHSNQKNIKKNTAVPAASPGNLEQPPDNLETIYMPQVHPGAGEAGNTLHSGPVVENIQSVSERRSSTRAQGAVKKCDSPATTLWAHNELPNFGGNVLLAPAAPAVYVPAKQTVEVIQPPEEGLSNQQPCKPGTIAVQHSQDGNIAFENLENPPKMGEEEALQSQASSGYASLLSSPPTESLQNQPILIAQPNQSYNLAQPINFSISLSNQLSNNENNQPMKDSGVGDKPAMGPQSSHAGGENMPLPVMQVGSLLVNALPSTNLLKHNLLQSPVNSSDAASNQPANLLMKTPLNLTPEGQKNVNVEGLVPEFASKPGSNTSASPGTNLPSGSASGLVPAVNSIAQANNSANQSSSKEASGVLDFTVPRTLEKSSTSNSVQVHNQSPSGAPVQQAAGAGQVRPEVPDKQHFYQQVTKDVQHQAAADRAAQGVLPPQPQMQAAQMQPPTSGQSSVPADSQISTGAKAMQQGDSQVLGNRPQPGGPQEAGSAQPRYDQTSLGKQPVSEQPPGAPAATAPPASTAQAVPPNGQQDLQRPPPPQTPQEAFGPPQNPYYYYRHPYDAYQAPYPPPYPPADPRTAAHLYYMEDSYGQYDPRYRHYESSAAYMEPGSYRYPEPERPSSRASHCSDRPASRQGYTEDYYGKGGWSDYYSGYYPNSYDYGDPSRWERYPYDPRYRDPRSYDQRYWYDAEHNPYQKREAYPYGSRTERYEDNWRYDPRFTGSFDDEAEPARDPYGDEFERRSVHSEHSGHSLRSSRSVHSHHSSFSSRSQQAVHADYPYGGYEPSFDGQQPFPDYGYPAETAWSAVEQAPLRPSTPEKFSVPHICARFGPGGFLIKALPNLPSEGQPALVEIHSMETMLQHSPEQEEMRAFPGPLAKDETHKVDVINFAQSKAAQCFKNENLIDKESASLLWDFIVLLCRQNGTVVGTDLAELLLRDHKTVWLPGKSPNEANLIDFNNEALEQVEEESGEAQLSFLTDNLVTTVDSFEKETERFRELLLYGRKKDALESAMKHGLWGHALLLASKMDSRTHARVMTRFANSLPINDPLQTVYQLMSGRMPAASTCCGDEKWGDWRPHLAMVLSNLTNNVDLESRTIATMGDTLASKGLLDAAHFCYLMAQVGFGVYTRKTTKLVLIGSNHSLPFLKFATNEAIQRTEAYEYAQSLGSQPGCLPNFQVFKFIYACRLAEMGLAAQAFHYCEVISRTVLKDPHYYSPVLIGQLIQMSSQLRLFDPQIKEKPDQESFIEPPWLVTLRHVDGQIKEGAIAYNTDRSTPPPYECSTPSSELDRASQCDGGGGRDVGPGAENALLASLLPNMAQQMQSVQLMPSVPQAVLDGSAAMLPPGDQGSVPFYPVAPQPLGPGPGFAPQGFSNPYGTEPSPLYLGTALPPGGPPQEIEPQPEEQTNLETGMQRIAPESPSQNSFPEQREDDFYGRMANMGYGRRSRTTSESSAHSVGRERSNSAAKQPSPPPSAPAAKDTKKETKKEAAPRKTGGTWFRWLMGKGKNEAHLPDDKNKSIVWDEQKQRWVNLDEPEEESKPPPPPPTGFPKAAQAAPPGPGGPPGASVNVFSRRAAGSRARYVDVLNPGGTKASGAVPAPSDLFAPLAPMPIPANVFVPNSVPGESQPMEGSGAAEHTAAANQTNTDPAAAVEPEYLNPAALPPGSGLPVPNPDGSQSGELSRSSSMSSLSREVSQHFNQPAAVPPSGAPSAGAVPFYNPSQFAQSPAATGSSRLGRIGQRKYPTLK